A window of the Erpetoichthys calabaricus chromosome 10, fErpCal1.3, whole genome shotgun sequence genome harbors these coding sequences:
- the si:ch73-382f3.1 gene encoding THAP domain-containing protein 1 produces MGGCSAPNCSNSTTIGKQLFRFPKDPVRMQKWVINCRRDFLPTPCSRLCEDHFEESQFEEIARSPAGGRKLKPNAIPTLFDVPDPPSPISVKEVIHALDSETDTALGDHSYARKRLRGPEDPEQNGEEHGEKEEACKRCDQYKAQLEQQQLYNAKRLREVDEMRKKVHKLHKIEKSLQSFLFEDQIRALTLSKHSRRVVWSQDTVKSARRIRAAVGVKGYEYLRELGYPLPSYRTLCNRAQVPIIAELGLQAEITMICPETEEKPSALSMLQSPSPAAFVET; encoded by the exons atgggAGGATGTTCGGCACCAAATTGTTCAAATTCAACAACAATTGGAAAACAGTTATTCCGTTTCCCAAAAGACCCAGTCAGAATGCAGAAGTGGGTAATAAATTGTCGACGAGATTTTTTGCCAACTCCCTGTTCCAGACTATGTGAG GATCATTTCGAGGAGAGTCAGTTTGAAGAAATTGCAAGGTCTCCTGCAGGAGGAAGGAAGCTGAAACCAAATGCAATTCCAACATTGTTTGATGTGCCTGATCCACCTTCTCCCATCTCTGTTAAAGAAGTGATACATGCTTTAGACTCTG AAACAGATACAGCCTTGGGAGATCATAGTTATGCTCGGAAAAGATTAAGAGGCCCTGAGGATCCTGAGCAAAATGGTGAAGAACATGGTGAAAAAGAAGAAGCTTGCAAGCGTTGTGATCAGTATAAAGCCCAGCTGGAACAGCAACAACTATATAATGCCAAGCGGCTACGGGAG GTGGATGAAATGAGAAAGAAAGTACATAAACTgcataaaattgaaaaaagctTGCAAAGCTTTTTGTTTGAGGATCAGATCCGTGCTCTTACCCTATCTAAACACTCTCGTCGTGTTGTGTGGTCCCAGGATACTGTGAAGTCTGCAAGAAGAATTAGAGCTGCAGTAGGAGTGAAAGGTTATGAATATTTGAGAGAACTGGGGTATCCTCTTCCTTCATATAGGACACTTTGTAACAGAGCTCAAGTGCCTATCATTGCAGAGCTGGGCCTACAAGCTGAAATAACAATGATTTGTCCTGAAACTGAAGAAAAGCCATCTGCTCTCTCAATGCTCCAGAGTCCTAGTCCTGCTGCTTTTGTTGAGACTTAA